Genomic segment of Siniperca chuatsi isolate FFG_IHB_CAS linkage group LG16, ASM2008510v1, whole genome shotgun sequence:
TTCTGCTTTAGGCTGCAACAGCTGACTGCCGTGCACTTTACCCAGTGCCTCAAGGAACAAAGAGAGGAGGACACAGCCATTCAGAATacacttttaaatttttttatacCCTTAAAATAATCAAAGTGCAGCGAGGACACGAGATGAGGCACGCGGTTGTACCGGCAGAAAACGTGGAAAATAATTCTTTTGCAGTGACAAACCTTTTAAAGATATGTACTCATTGTGAACGGCTAAGCAAAAAGgtaagagaaaggaaaaaggcTTCACGAGCAAATAACACTCTTTCAAAATGCTCCGCTTTTAAAGCTTCGATCTGACGTTGGGATTTAGAAAATGTTGTCACATTTATTGACGTTTTTAGGCGACGTTTTTCCTTTGAGCAAACAAGCTGCAGTGCAGTCTTTTGTGCAAGCTTGTTTACGAGTAAGATGAGTTTGTTGTCATCGGACAAGAAACCTTTTCTgggtttattttctttgtttgtttcacttcCAAAAAAGTCGACATGTAAATTACACATTCAAAGGCGTATTTTTAACCCGGTGTCATTTCTGAATAATGTGCATTTCGTGGTCATTCATTCACCCACTTCATCCGCTTCATTGTGCGCTGCGGGACGCTGTCCGCTAGTAGACATGTCTCGATAAGTAGCGGAAAGTTACAGGGTAATAATAGAGGCAATGTAAAGATTTCTGttgtgttaaaaataattttatatgaGGTCAAAGTGTCGCTTTGTGTATTTGGTTTTCTCATTAATTACGAAACGTCAGAGTTTAATTCTGGTTTTATGCATCAATTTATTGTGACGCTGCAAAGAGTTGCATGTTGCTTTTACAATGGAGAAAACCTTTTCATCGcgtttttattgtaattttctCTGTAAACCAATAAGGATCCGACAGGTTTACTGGTGTCAGACAAACAAAGCGACTCTGATTTCTCACAATGGTGAAGCAATAAAGTGACAGTAGAAACAGGAGAAATGAGAAGTTATGATCGCTGGAGCGTCTCCTTTGCTTTCCTGTGGTATTTAAAgaacatgtttttctctctttttttttttttttttttttgtctggcaGGACTTGGGAGTAAGGATCCCAAGACCCTTAGGTAACGGACCAAGCAGATTCATCCCTGAAAAAGAGGTACAAGACAGTCTGTAATCTCAGCAGAGACTTTTAACTCAGTTACAAACGTGACATTTATGTAAGAAACctcttatttattgttttttttttcttagattGTGAAAGTCAGTAAAGTGGACGCCCGGACACAGTCAATATTTGAGGATGCGTTTGCAGCCCTCGGTCGCCTTGACAACATTTCTCTGGTGATGGGCTTCCACCCACAGTACCTGGAGAGTTTTCTCCGGACGCAGCACTACCTGCTGCAAATGGATGGACCCCTGTCTTTGCACTACCGACACTACATCGGCATCATGGTATGGTCGTGCGTCTCCTCTGAATTCTCAAATCCACTTCTCATTAACTGTTAATATGTCAAGCAGCTAAATATCTCGTGGATAATATCTCCTTTTCCTCTGATCCTGCAGGCGGCAGCTAGACACCAGTGTTCCTACTTGGTCAACCTGCATGTGAACGACTTCCTCCAGGTCGGGGGTGATCCCAAGTGGTTGAATGGCCTGGATGAAGCCCCgcagaagctgcagcagctcgGAGAGCTCAACAAAATCCTGGCCCACCGGCCTTGGCTTCTCACCAAGGAACACATGGAGGTGAGAGGACGGGGCATGGTCTGGAGGGTGGATGTGGACATGACAAGTCTTATGTAAGAGGCTGAGGTCATAGATGGAGGCTAGAGTATAGCTGCAGCTGTATAACTTGAATGGATGTGTGAATTATAGCAGTGGAGGTATAGTGACCGTAAGTGGGAGAGGGAgatggggtgggggtggggtgagGCTGGAAAATGAAGAGACAATAAATTGGTTAGGAAGggtgaaaacatattttcccacTTCCTAAAAGGTCAGTAATGTTGAAGTCATTATTTGGCTCCACTTACCCAGAGTCacaatttttttcctttgttttttccAGCGTCTTCTGAAGGCAGAGGAACACAGCTGGTCCCTCGCAGAGCTAATCCACGCCGTGGTCCTCCTCACACACTACCACTCCCTCTCCTCGTTCACCTTTGGCTGCGGCATCACACCCGAGATCCACTGCGATGGCGGACACACTTTCAGACCCCCCTCTGTCAGCCAGTACTGCGTCTGTGACATTGCCAATGGCAACGGTCATGCTAATCATCATGATGATCCGCTTGGCAACCAGGTGAGTGGTAAAGCACTGCACTTaacatcctgtgtgtgttttgatgctaAGAAGTTGGCGGCAGCTGAGTGAAGAAGTCTCAAAATCCCCACAAAACTGTGCTTCTTGTACAATTCTTTTCTAACGGTGTATCTTCTCTCCTGCTCTTTGTTTCCATAGGAGATGTGTGGCGAGGTGGAGGTGCTGATGGAGCGcatgaagcagctgcaggagtGCCGCGACGACGAGGAGGCTAGCCAGGAGGAGATGGCAACTCGCTTTGAGAGGGAGAAGACGGAGAGCATGCTGGTGGTCACGGCAGAGTATGAGGAGTGTGTACCTTCCAGAGACATCTCCCGACACTTTGAGGACCCCAGCTATGGCTATAAGGACTTCTCCAGGAGGGGGGAACATGTGCCTACATTCAGAGTGCAGGTAGAGATCAAATACAGGCTGAATATAGAGTACAGTATTCTAAAGGATGGTTTATATGGCTGTTATTTACTtcttatttctcttttctctagGACTACAGCTGGGAGGATCACGGCTTCTCTCTGGTCAACAGACTGTACCCTGATGTTGGTCAGATGCTGGATGAGAAGTTCCAGATGGCCTACAATCTGACCTACAACACCATGGCAACACATAAGGATGTGGACACCAGTATGCTGCGCAGGGCCATCTGGAACTACATCCACTGCATGTTTGGCATCAGGTCAGTCGCTGGAAATGTTGTCTTGTTGTATGATGTAAcctttattttgtaatgtgtgcCGTTATGCTCAGTCAGCACGGTTGCCTCTGTTTCCTAACACCGTGTTTCCCTGTATTCTTCAGGTATGATGACTATGATTACGGGGAGATAAACCAGCTTCTGGACCGTAGCTTTAAGATCTATATTAAGACCATGGTGTGTAGTCCTGAGAAGACCACCAAACGAATGTATGAGAGTTTCTGGAGGCAGTTTCAGCACTCCGAGAAGGTAAGATCCTTATCTCCTCTCCTAGCCTGATCTGTAGCAGCTATTACAATTTGTTAATTAATGTACAatgtctcctttctctcttttctcctgcagGTCCACGTTAATCTGCTTCTTATGGAAGCGCGAATGCAGGCAGAACTGTTATACGCTCTGAGAGCGATCACCCGCTACATGACATGAAGTgcttttgccatttttatggTTGTCTTTTTACTGTCATTGTTGTTGCTCATTATGGGACacttcaagaaaacaaaaaagaaaatcaagggagggggaggggtgtGGGGGGGATTCAACAAAAATGTGGAAGAGACGTGAGAAGCCCTGGGTTGTGACAGTGCTTGTTGGATGGATGTTGAGAAGAGGATcagaacaaatgaaagaaaggaagaagaagaagaaaaaagagaaagaactgTTGAAGAAAGTCATCTCATACTATAAGtggatacacaaacacagttcaTGTTGCCTGCAGTGCCAAAACTGTCCATGAGAGGGCAGCCTGGAGCAAACTCCTGCTCTGCTGGGGAGTTTGTGCTGGGCCTGAGCACTGACACCGGAGGCATCCAGGACGACGTTTCAGTATTCCAGCATGCAACACGTTTGTTGCCAATCTCTTCTGTCACCTGGTAGAGTGAAGACCCACCGAAAACCCCCAGAAAGCTGTGCAGCCAGTAACAGTCTGCACTTTGATTCTGTCATCACTGTTATATTTGTTTAGTTTCTCTAatatctttttatttcattttgtattaaGGGAAGTTGATGTTGTTGTCGATGTGGTTGCTGTTAGTGGTAACTGGAGATGGAAGCATTAACTTTGGGctctgttttttatgtgtgcCTGAACTATCCAGCACAGTGTGTGTACGTGCTGATGCTGCTGCACCTATGTTGTATTCAGTGGGGTCATATTGATCCCCAAATTACCCACCCCAACCCCATTATATCCCTTATACCCCCTAAGCCCCTATCCATTAGAAATCCACTGCATTACCCCCCTCCCTGTTGTGCTCTACCCCCATCTCAAATGTCAGTGTAAGCTAAtccaaggtgtgtgtgtgtgtgtgtgtgtgaattagaGAGATGTGGAAAGAAACTAAAAGAACACTGTCTGAGCCCTTTTTTGAGTTTGACTGTACATGTGTGGATGAGTTCTGTGCTCATGATGACTGaggtgtgaatgtttgtgtgtgtttcacagaaATGACGGAGAAAAAACAAGTCTTTGTCTTTGAATTTcatgtgtcaaaaaaaaaagaaaaggcgaGGCACTTTGAAGGAAAGACTTCTTGCTTCTGCTGTAGCTCTGTTATTGTGAGATAACTGTTTAGCAGTTCTTGTTGTTGAtgatgtctttatttttctggTAATGGGTGggggagggaagaagaaaaaaaaaaagctaatcaAAAAGAAAGTTAGAAACCAGGTTTTCCAGGAGGGATTTGCTTCCGGTTGCCCTAACCACACCTTATCTGTCTTCCGCTTATCCCAGCTGCCTGGTCACCCTAACACTTTCAAAGCTTTGGATTGTGAATTTTCCCAGTAAATGAAtacctctgtgttttttctctagAAAACATATAAGAAGTGCTCTTTGGTGAGCAGAGACTCTTTCCGGGCTGCCGTGTTCCCATTGCTCGGGGACCCGGCCGACCCACACAGGGCCGACTGCGGTCGTTAGCTGGTTGTAGCTGTGCTTATTT
This window contains:
- the sesn1 gene encoding sestrin-1 isoform X2 → MRHAVVPAENVENNSFAVTNLLKICTHCERLSKKDLGVRIPRPLGNGPSRFIPEKEIVKVSKVDARTQSIFEDAFAALGRLDNISLVMGFHPQYLESFLRTQHYLLQMDGPLSLHYRHYIGIMAAARHQCSYLVNLHVNDFLQVGGDPKWLNGLDEAPQKLQQLGELNKILAHRPWLLTKEHMERLLKAEEHSWSLAELIHAVVLLTHYHSLSSFTFGCGITPEIHCDGGHTFRPPSVSQYCVCDIANGNGHANHHDDPLGNQEMCGEVEVLMERMKQLQECRDDEEASQEEMATRFEREKTESMLVVTAEYEECVPSRDISRHFEDPSYGYKDFSRRGEHVPTFRVQDYSWEDHGFSLVNRLYPDVGQMLDEKFQMAYNLTYNTMATHKDVDTSMLRRAIWNYIHCMFGIRYDDYDYGEINQLLDRSFKIYIKTMVCSPEKTTKRMYESFWRQFQHSEKVHVNLLLMEARMQAELLYALRAITRYMT
- the sesn1 gene encoding sestrin-1 isoform X1, which encodes MEVQDQESLGRWDGLGSRDAISRTEAIENICQEVMRKVEAIRPIPSSAPSPPASGSPPNSDLNDILTHLLMLSKRCPFEDVKERCIQLLQAVQDLGVRIPRPLGNGPSRFIPEKEIVKVSKVDARTQSIFEDAFAALGRLDNISLVMGFHPQYLESFLRTQHYLLQMDGPLSLHYRHYIGIMAAARHQCSYLVNLHVNDFLQVGGDPKWLNGLDEAPQKLQQLGELNKILAHRPWLLTKEHMERLLKAEEHSWSLAELIHAVVLLTHYHSLSSFTFGCGITPEIHCDGGHTFRPPSVSQYCVCDIANGNGHANHHDDPLGNQEMCGEVEVLMERMKQLQECRDDEEASQEEMATRFEREKTESMLVVTAEYEECVPSRDISRHFEDPSYGYKDFSRRGEHVPTFRVQDYSWEDHGFSLVNRLYPDVGQMLDEKFQMAYNLTYNTMATHKDVDTSMLRRAIWNYIHCMFGIRYDDYDYGEINQLLDRSFKIYIKTMVCSPEKTTKRMYESFWRQFQHSEKVHVNLLLMEARMQAELLYALRAITRYMT